From the Diospyros lotus cultivar Yz01 chromosome 13, ASM1463336v1, whole genome shotgun sequence genome, one window contains:
- the LOC127788452 gene encoding protein ROS1A-like isoform X3: MTKEKKIGSLPAEMARKGYQNGELNSSEPSEAILPKLQPICRNRRESTRPSKMLCREFGMDSDGVNGPLTSLLALAEAAATTTDSADGSPLRSFNAASTSFVLGFNSQFDGNWFEAGSTTSDVANRDTSFGPNIWSNSSYAPDIPSYGYFTPPRPACDRSSPPEELIDTLSRRNIPFQFEPITPDQSNKVANQAYDKHNLNIDERTNETRDKLGKQVATTNVEVQDLHHDTKQQQLQKDVVNTAASTQLDENHNSDNGGNPGIDLNRTPQQKPRRKKHRPKVVIEGQAKRTPKPVTPKPAKEKPTGKRKYVRKNRLDKTPSTPTEEIACGSIDAKNTPQLTRSCRRKLTLDYESLVREERSTFRLQSDTNADWQAENLYTRVGSQSNMQLGQRMEVTVDKTPTTQTTKKSLEDCILMPEEQALGTQTPDKTSKPQENLKGHIQNQHIKGKCQIVFSDETHDKHRIDAQVMMKSSSISASSPNYSNCSSSLTNTEQGSGLKRGYSCTNHEAEPSRTNMIGGHYNSLCGYLAMLPANIYNNNRTPGLCFPAIYKKKRTEKGHCSTTSRTFYNVTAEKDSVRQASEWPVNDTSAAPSTPETHLRFSSARFSTGSTSNKNASPIDRQGKLFFDQKGRITKKRSKCPTRVRNLASLIGVVASRELPPFPAGGTTRRGRMQGREVSYHPYTCMEALVAVTRATMTTKKRSERNPFAGSMIIDATRRKISTIDDIVDQLKSLENRESIQGRDQKHSEEEKALVLYQRDGTVVPFGGSFDPVRKQRQRPKVDLDEETNRVWELLLENINSEGIDGTDEEKAKWWQEERRVFRGRADSFIARMHLVQGDRRFSPWKGSVVDSVIGVFLTQNVSDHLSSSAFMSIAARYPLKSNRNDVPCSEETNIWAKEPEMCILDPEDTIKWHEEKPNQSAGNRISLTLPGDYYDTEKEVVNSNELLGSNSSGENLTDYLTCKSSDISGNDPQIYNKSTGNRVMIHLAETEANSKGYNGEMDDVVSSWYSTTSSQTSMDSLMTQTAKRVASSLQESQVDLETRSNTNSLTGSSFLKLLQGAETLHSIHERYIEGTKCNIQNKDRSDNHKPLLRSMNSSNSCLQTNPNSGVVEAEFLEMLEKEGLLSDISRKNGEKGTSEQSRVTAESVNQAMIQKNMTASFQEPPRSPCASNHAYSSLQGGVNKIFQSQNRPGGNSNCGVPSQAEEHNCRMQQALEVQNISRENSDVSESTNVITNPKHVEHKEVESILKERGFLRGKAINDTTSDISKLKRPRIGKQKQQTCDWDSLRLQAQANGKRRERTANTMDSLDWEAVRCSDVNEIANTIKERGMNNMLAERIKDFLNRLVREHGSIDLEWLRDIPPDRAKEYLLSIRGLGLKSVECVRLLTLHHLAFPVDTNVGRIAVRLGWVPLQPLPESLQLHLLELYPVLESIQRYLWPRLCKLDQRTLYELHYQMITFGKVFCTKSKPNCNACPMRGECRHFASAFASARLALPGPEEKRIVSVAENEAANQKPVEIIKPLQLSLPPANQQLQTQYEINNHKPIIQLPATTPEPIIEVPATPELEQLEAPEIDIEDTFWEDADKIPTIKLNVEEFTLNLQNYMQQNMELQEGDMSKALVALSTEAASIPAPKLKNVSRLRTEHQVYELPDSHPLLEGLDKREPDDPCSYLLAIWTPGETAYSILPPEKKCSSQEFGKLCDENTCFSCNSTREANSLTVRGTLLVPCRTAMRGSFPLNGTYFQVNEVFADHESSINPIDVPRAWIWNLARRTVYFGTSIPTIFKGLSTESIQYCFWRGFVCVRGFDQKTRAPRPLMARLHFPASKLTKTKGKTNDKPQE; encoded by the exons GAAAAGAAGATTGGGAGCTTACCTGCAGAGATGGCCAGAAAGGGATATCAGAATGGAGAGCTCAATTCCAGTGAACCTAGTGAGGCCATTCTGCCGAAACTGCAGCCGATCTGCAGAAACAGACGAGAGTCAACTAGACCAAGCAAAATG CTTTGCAGAGAGTTTGGCATGGATTCAGATGGAGTAAATGGGCCTTTAACAAGCCTATTAGCCCTTGCAGAAGCTGCTGCTACAACAACGGATTCTGCAGATGGTTCTCCGCTGCGAAGTTTTAATGCGGCTAGCACTTCTTTCGTTCTTGGTTTCAACTCTCAGTTTGACGGTAATTGGTTCGAAGCCGGCTCCACGACATCGGACGTTGCAAACCGAGATACCTCATTTGGGCCAAACATATGGAGCAACAGCAGCTATGCGCCGGACATACCTTCAT ATGGATATTTTACTCCCCCAAGACCTGCCTGTGATCGCAGTTCTCCACCAGAAGAATTGATAGATACCTTGTCAAGGAGGAATATTCCCTTCCAGTTTGAACCTATAACACCAGACCAGTCAAACAAAGTGGCAAATCAAGCTTATGATAAGCACAACTTAAATATAGATGAAAGAACAAATGAGACAAGGGATAAGCTGGGGAAACAAGTTGCTACCACAAATGTTGAAGTCCAAGACCTCCACCATGATACTAAACAGCAACAGTTGCAGAAAGATGTGGTGAATACTGCTGCTTCTACTCAATTGGATGAGAATCACAACTCTGACAATGGAGGTAACCCTGGCATTGACCTCAACAGAACACCACAACAGAAACCAAGGAGAAAAAAGCATAGGCCAAAAGTGGTTATAGAAGGCCAGGCAAAGAGGACTCCTAAACCAGTAACTCCAAAGCCTGCTAAGGAAAAACCTACAGGTAAGAGGAAATATGTCCGGAAGAATAGACTTGACAAAACCCCAAGCACTCCCACAGAAGAAATAGCATGTGGAAGTATTGATGCAAAGAACACGCCACAACTAACAAGATCCTGCAGAAGAAAATTGACTCTTGACTATGAAAGCCTAGTCAGAGAAGAAAGATCTACATTTAGGTTGCAGTCTGATACAAATGCTGATTGGCAAGCAGAGAACTTATATACAAGAGTTGGATCACAATCAAATATGCAACTTGGCCAACGGATGGAGGTAACTGTTGACAAGACTCCAACTACACAGACCACTAAGAAGTCTCTTGAAGACTGCATATTAATGCCTGAAGAACAAGCCTTGGGCACACAGACTCCTGATAAAACAAGCAAACCACAGGAAAATTTGAAGGGTCACATCCAAAATCAACATATAAAAGGGAAGTGCCAGATAGTTTTCTCAGATGAAACACATGATAAACACAGAATTGATGCACAAGTAATGATGAAAAGTAGCAGCATATCAGCATCGAGTCCAAACTATTCTAACTGCAGCAGCAGTTTGACCAACACAGAGCAAGGAAGCGGGTTAAAGAGGGGATATTCATGTACAAATCATGAGGCAGAACCCAGCCGCACGAACATGATTGGAGGTCACTACAATTCTTTGTGTGGGTACCTGGCAATGCTTCcagcaaatatatataacaataataggACCCCTGGCTTGTGTTTCCCTGCAATTTACAAGAAGAAGAGAACTGAAAAGGGGCATTGTTCAACCACATCAAGGACCTTTTATAATGTGACTGCTGAAAAAGATAGTGTGAGACAAGCATCAGAATGGCCTGTGAATGATACCTCTGCAGCTCCTTCCACACCTGAAACACATTTGAGATTTTCTTCTGCTCGATTCAGCACTGGTAGCACATCAAACAAGAATGCCTCACCTATAGACAGGCAGGGTAAACTGTTTTTTGACCAAAAAGGAAGGATAACGAAAAAGAGATCCAAGTGTCCTACACGGGTACGTAACTTGGCTTCACTCATTGGAGTAGTAGCGTCAAGAGAATTGCCACCCTTTCCAGCTGGAGGTACCACAAGGCGTGGTAGAATGCAAGGGCGTGAAGTTTCGTATCACCCTTACACGTGCATGGAAGCCCTGGTTGCAGTCACTCGTGCAACAATGACAACAAAGAAGCGGAGTGAAAGGAACCCTTTTGCTGGCTCAATGATAATTG ATGCAACTCGGAGGAAAATTTCCACTATCGATGATATTGTCGATCAGTTAAAGAGTCTAGAGAATAGAGAAAGCATCCAGGGCAGAGACCAAAAGCACAGTGAAGAGGAAAAGGCACTTGTTCTTTATCAAAGAGATGGGACTGTTGTACCTTTTGGAGGTTCGTTTGATCCTGTCAGGAAACAACGGCAGCGGCCTAAAGTTGACTTGGATGAAGAGACAAATAGGGTATGGGAGCTCCTCCTGGAAAATATAAACAGTGAAGGCATTGATGGAACTGATGAAGAAAAAGCAAAATGGTGGCAAGAAGAACGAAGAGTTTTCAGAGGACGGGCAGATTCATTTATTGCACGCATGCATCTTGTCCAAG GAGATAGACGCTTCTCTCCATGGAAAGGATCAGTGGTGGACTCAGTGATTGGAGTTTTCCTTACTCAAAATGTCTCAGACCACCTTTCCAG TTCTGCCTTCATGTCTATTGCTGCACGCTATCCCCTTAAGTCAAATAGAAATGATGTACCATGCTCTGAGGAGACAAACATATGGGCCAAAGAACCAGAAATGTGTATACTGGATCCAGAGGATACCATCAAATGGCATGAAGAGAAGCCAAATCAATCAGCCGGCAACAGGATTTCTTTGACACTCCCTGGTGATTATTATGATACAGAAAAGGAAGTTGTCAACAGTAATGAATTGCTTGGAAGCAACAGTAGTGGAGAAAATTTAACAGATTATTTGACATGTAAATCCTCAGATATTTCTGGAAATGATCCGCAGATTTACAATAAATCAACAGGAAACAGAGTAATGATTCACCTGGCAGAAACAGAAGCAAATTCCAAGGGATATAATGGAGAAATGGATGATGTAGTTTCTTCTTGGTATTCTACTACTTCCTCTCAAACCTCCATGGATTCATTAATGACTCAAACTGCGAAAAGAGTGGCATCCTCCTTGCAGGAATCACAAGTAGATTTGGAAACTAGATCTAACACCAATAGTCTTACAGGATCTTCTTTTCTGAAGCTATTACAAGGAGCAGAAACCCTCCACAGCATACATGAAAGGTACATAGAAGGCACTAAGTGCAACATACAAAACAAGGATAGATCAGATAATCATAAACCTTTATTAAGGTCCATGAATTCCAGCAACTCTTGTTTGCAAACGAACCCTAACTCAGGAGTAGTAGaagctgaattcttggagatgTTGGAAAAAGAAGGCCTGTTATCTGATATTTCCAGGAAAAATGGAGAGAAGGGCACAAGTGAACAAAGTAGGGTAACAGCAGAATCTGTAAACCAGGCTATGATTCAAAAGAACATGACTGCAAGTTTTCAGGAACCACCAAGATCTCCTTGTGCAAGCAATCATGCATACAGCAGCCTTCAAGGTGGAGTGAATAAGATCTTCCAGTCTCAAAACAGGCCAGGGGGCAATTCCAATTGTGGTGTTCCATCACAGGCTGAAGAGCATAATTGTAGAATGCAGCAAGCTCTTGAAGTCCAAAACATTTCAAGAGAGAACTCAGATGTCTCAGAGAGTACCAACGTAATTACTAACCCAAAACATGTCGAGCACAAGGAGGTTGAGTCAATTTTGAAGGAGCGTGGATTTCTTCGTGGTAAGGCAATCAATGATACAACTTCTGATATATCCAAACTGAAGAGGCCAAGGATTGGAAAACAGAAACAGCAAACATGTGACTGGGATAGCTTAAGATTGCAAGCACAAGCCAATGgtaaaagaagagagagaacagCTAACACAATGGACTCATTGGATTGGGAAGCAGTACGCTGTTCAGATGTTAATGAGATCGCTAACACCATCAAGGAAAGGGGCATGAATAACATGCTAGCAGAGAGAATCAAG GATTTCCTGAACCGGCTGGTAAGAGAACATGGAAGCATTGATCTTGAATGGTTAAGGGATATTCCACCTGACCGAGCAAA AGAGTATCTGCTGAGCATTAGAGGGTTGGGCTTGAAAAGCGTAGAGTGTGTGCGTCTTTTGACTCTTCACCACCTAGCATTTCCA GTTGATACAAATGTTGGGCGTATAGCTGTAAGACTAGGATGGGTACCACTTCAGCCGCTGCCTGAGTCACTTCAGTTGCATCTTTTAGAACT TTACCCTGTACTGGAATCAATTCAGAGATATCTGTGGCCACGACTGTGCAAGCTTGACCAAAGAACATT GTATGAGCTACATTACCAGATGATTACTTTTGGAAAG GTCTTTTGTACAAAAAGCAAACCTAATTGCAATGCATGTCCAATGAGAGGAGAATGTCGACACTTTGCTAGTGCATTTGCAAG TGCAAGGCTTGCCCTTCCAGGGccagaagaaaaaagaatagtCAGTGTAGCTGAAAATGAAGCTGCTAATCAAAAGCCGGTGGAGATTATCAAACCATTGCAGCTATCTCTACCTCCAGCTAATCAGCAACTGCAGACACAATACGAAATCAATAATCACAAGCCTATTATTCAACTGCCAGCAACAACACCAGAGCCTATTATTGAAGTGCCAGCTACCCCAGAGCTGGAACAACTAGAAGCACCAGAAATTGACATTGAGGACACCTTCTGGGAAGACGCAGACAAAATTCCTACCATCAAACTCAATGTAGAAGAGTTCACTCTGAATTTGCAAAACTACATGCAACAAAATATGGAACTTCAGGAGGGTGATATGTCAAAAGCCTTAGTAGCTTTATCTACTGAAGCTGCTTCAATCCCTGCACCTAAACTTAAAAACGTCAGCCGGCTAAGAACAGAGCACCAAGT CTACGAGCTCCCCGATTCACATCCTCTGCTTGAAGGG CTGGACAAAAGAGAACCAGATGACCCGTGCTCATACCTTCTAGCTATTTGGACACCTG GGGAGACTGCATATTCAATTCTACCACCAGAAAAGAAGTGTAGCTCCCAAGAATTTGGTAAGCTATGTGATGAGAACACATGTTTTTCATGCAACAGCACCCGGGAAGCAAATTCCCTGACTGTTCGGGGGACCCTTCTG GTACCATGTCGAACAGCTATGAGAGGTAGTTTTCCACTCAATGGTACATATTTTCAAGTTAATGAG GTGTTTGCTGACCACGAATCTAGCATTAATCCAATTGATGTTCCAAGAGCTTGGATTTGGAATTTGGCAAGACGAACAGTGTACTTTGGAACCTCTATACCAACAATATTCAAAG GTCTATCAACAGAAAGTATTCAGTACTGCTTTTGGAGAG GTTTTGTTTGCGTTAGGGGATTTGACCAGAAGACAAGGGCACCTCGTCCTCTCATGGCAAGGCTACACTTTCCGGCTAGCAAACTAACCAAGACAAAAGGTAAGACTAATGACAAGCCGCAGGAGTAA
- the LOC127788452 gene encoding protein ROS1A-like isoform X5, with protein sequence MDSDGVNGSLTSLLALAEAAATTMDSADGSPLRSFNAASSSFVLGFNSQFDGNWFEAGSTTSDVANRDTSFGPNIWSNSSYAPDIPSYGYFTPPRPACDRSSPPEELIDTLSRRNIPFQFEPITPDQSNKVANQAYDKHNLNIDERTNETRDKLGKQVATTNVEVQDLHHDTKQQQLQKDVVNTAASTQLDENHNSDNGGNPGIDLNRTPQQKPRRKKHRPKVVIEGQAKRTPKPVTPKPAKEKPTGKRKYVRKNRLDKTPSTPTEEIACGSIDAKNTPQLTRSCRRKLTLDYESLVREERSTFRLQSDTNADWQAENLYTRVGSQSNMQLGQRMEVTVDKTPTTQTTKKSLEDCILMPEEQALGTQTPDKTSKPQENLKGHIQNQHIKGKCQIVFSDETHDKHRIDAQVMMKSSSISASSPNYSNCSSSLTNTEQGSGLKRGYSCTNHEAEPSRTNMIGGHYNSLCGYLAMLPANIYNNNRTPGLCFPAIYKKKRTEKGHCSTTSRTFYNVTAEKDSVRQASEWPVNDTSAAPSTPETHLRFSSARFSTGSTSNKNASPIDRQGKLFFDQKGRITKKRSKCPTRVRNLASLIGVVASRELPPFPAGGTTRRGRMQGREVSYHPYTCMEALVAVTRATMTTKKRSERNPFAGSMIIDATRRKISTIDDIVDQLKSLENRESIQGRDQKHSEEEKALVLYQRDGTVVPFGGSFDPVRKQRQRPKVDLDEETNRVWELLLENINSEGIDGTDEEKAKWWQEERRVFRGRADSFIARMHLVQGDRRFSPWKGSVVDSVIGVFLTQNVSDHLSSSAFMSIAARYPLKSNRNDVPCSEETNIWAKEPEMCILDPEDTIKWHEEKPNQSAGNRISLTLPGDYYDTEKEVVNSNELLGSNSSGENLTDYLTCKSSDISGNDPQIYNKSTGNRVMIHLAETEANSKGYNGEMDDVVSSWYSTTSSQTSMDSLMTQTAKRVASSLQESQVDLETRSNTNSLTGSSFLKLLQGAETLHSIHERYIEGTKCNIQNKDRSDNHKPLLRSMNSSNSCLQTNPNSGVVEAEFLEMLEKEGLLSDISRKNGEKGTSEQSRVTAESVNQAMIQKNMTASFQEPPRSPCASNHAYSSLQGGVNKIFQSQNRPGGNSNCGVPSQAEEHNCRMQQALEVQNISRENSDVSESTNVITNPKHVEHKEVESILKERGFLRGKAINDTTSDISKLKRPRIGKQKQQTCDWDSLRLQAQANGKRRERTANTMDSLDWEAVRCSDVNEIANTIKERGMNNMLAERIKDFLNRLVREHGSIDLEWLRDIPPDRAKEYLLSIRGLGLKSVECVRLLTLHHLAFPVDTNVGRIAVRLGWVPLQPLPESLQLHLLELYPVLESIQRYLWPRLCKLDQRTLYELHYQMITFGKVFCTKSKPNCNACPMRGECRHFASAFASARLALPGPEEKRIVSVAENEAANQKPVEIIKPLQLSLPPANQQLQTQYEINNHKPIIQLPATTPEPIIEVPATPELEQLEAPEIDIEDTFWEDADKIPTIKLNVEEFTLNLQNYMQQNMELQEGDMSKALVALSTEAASIPAPKLKNVSRLRTEHQVYELPDSHPLLEGLDKREPDDPCSYLLAIWTPGETAYSILPPEKKCSSQEFGKLCDENTCFSCNSTREANSLTVRGTLLVPCRTAMRGSFPLNGTYFQVNEVFADHESSINPIDVPRAWIWNLARRTVYFGTSIPTIFKGLSTESIQYCFWRGFVCVRGFDQKTRAPRPLMARLHFPASKLTKTKGKTNDKPQE encoded by the exons GTTGCAAACCGAGATACCTCATTTGGGCCAAACATATGGAGCAACAGCAGCTATGCGCCGGACATACCTTCAT ATGGATATTTTACTCCCCCAAGACCTGCCTGTGATCGCAGTTCTCCACCAGAAGAATTGATAGATACCTTGTCAAGGAGGAATATTCCCTTCCAGTTTGAACCTATAACACCAGACCAGTCAAACAAAGTGGCAAATCAAGCTTATGATAAGCACAACTTAAATATAGATGAAAGAACAAATGAGACAAGGGATAAGCTGGGGAAACAAGTTGCTACCACAAATGTTGAAGTCCAAGACCTCCACCATGATACTAAACAGCAACAGTTGCAGAAAGATGTGGTGAATACTGCTGCTTCTACTCAATTGGATGAGAATCACAACTCTGACAATGGAGGTAACCCTGGCATTGACCTCAACAGAACACCACAACAGAAACCAAGGAGAAAAAAGCATAGGCCAAAAGTGGTTATAGAAGGCCAGGCAAAGAGGACTCCTAAACCAGTAACTCCAAAGCCTGCTAAGGAAAAACCTACAGGTAAGAGGAAATATGTCCGGAAGAATAGACTTGACAAAACCCCAAGCACTCCCACAGAAGAAATAGCATGTGGAAGTATTGATGCAAAGAACACGCCACAACTAACAAGATCCTGCAGAAGAAAATTGACTCTTGACTATGAAAGCCTAGTCAGAGAAGAAAGATCTACATTTAGGTTGCAGTCTGATACAAATGCTGATTGGCAAGCAGAGAACTTATATACAAGAGTTGGATCACAATCAAATATGCAACTTGGCCAACGGATGGAGGTAACTGTTGACAAGACTCCAACTACACAGACCACTAAGAAGTCTCTTGAAGACTGCATATTAATGCCTGAAGAACAAGCCTTGGGCACACAGACTCCTGATAAAACAAGCAAACCACAGGAAAATTTGAAGGGTCACATCCAAAATCAACATATAAAAGGGAAGTGCCAGATAGTTTTCTCAGATGAAACACATGATAAACACAGAATTGATGCACAAGTAATGATGAAAAGTAGCAGCATATCAGCATCGAGTCCAAACTATTCTAACTGCAGCAGCAGTTTGACCAACACAGAGCAAGGAAGCGGGTTAAAGAGGGGATATTCATGTACAAATCATGAGGCAGAACCCAGCCGCACGAACATGATTGGAGGTCACTACAATTCTTTGTGTGGGTACCTGGCAATGCTTCcagcaaatatatataacaataataggACCCCTGGCTTGTGTTTCCCTGCAATTTACAAGAAGAAGAGAACTGAAAAGGGGCATTGTTCAACCACATCAAGGACCTTTTATAATGTGACTGCTGAAAAAGATAGTGTGAGACAAGCATCAGAATGGCCTGTGAATGATACCTCTGCAGCTCCTTCCACACCTGAAACACATTTGAGATTTTCTTCTGCTCGATTCAGCACTGGTAGCACATCAAACAAGAATGCCTCACCTATAGACAGGCAGGGTAAACTGTTTTTTGACCAAAAAGGAAGGATAACGAAAAAGAGATCCAAGTGTCCTACACGGGTACGTAACTTGGCTTCACTCATTGGAGTAGTAGCGTCAAGAGAATTGCCACCCTTTCCAGCTGGAGGTACCACAAGGCGTGGTAGAATGCAAGGGCGTGAAGTTTCGTATCACCCTTACACGTGCATGGAAGCCCTGGTTGCAGTCACTCGTGCAACAATGACAACAAAGAAGCGGAGTGAAAGGAACCCTTTTGCTGGCTCAATGATAATTG ATGCAACTCGGAGGAAAATTTCCACTATCGATGATATTGTCGATCAGTTAAAGAGTCTAGAGAATAGAGAAAGCATCCAGGGCAGAGACCAAAAGCACAGTGAAGAGGAAAAGGCACTTGTTCTTTATCAAAGAGATGGGACTGTTGTACCTTTTGGAGGTTCGTTTGATCCTGTCAGGAAACAACGGCAGCGGCCTAAAGTTGACTTGGATGAAGAGACAAATAGGGTATGGGAGCTCCTCCTGGAAAATATAAACAGTGAAGGCATTGATGGAACTGATGAAGAAAAAGCAAAATGGTGGCAAGAAGAACGAAGAGTTTTCAGAGGACGGGCAGATTCATTTATTGCACGCATGCATCTTGTCCAAG GAGATAGACGCTTCTCTCCATGGAAAGGATCAGTGGTGGACTCAGTGATTGGAGTTTTCCTTACTCAAAATGTCTCAGACCACCTTTCCAG TTCTGCCTTCATGTCTATTGCTGCACGCTATCCCCTTAAGTCAAATAGAAATGATGTACCATGCTCTGAGGAGACAAACATATGGGCCAAAGAACCAGAAATGTGTATACTGGATCCAGAGGATACCATCAAATGGCATGAAGAGAAGCCAAATCAATCAGCCGGCAACAGGATTTCTTTGACACTCCCTGGTGATTATTATGATACAGAAAAGGAAGTTGTCAACAGTAATGAATTGCTTGGAAGCAACAGTAGTGGAGAAAATTTAACAGATTATTTGACATGTAAATCCTCAGATATTTCTGGAAATGATCCGCAGATTTACAATAAATCAACAGGAAACAGAGTAATGATTCACCTGGCAGAAACAGAAGCAAATTCCAAGGGATATAATGGAGAAATGGATGATGTAGTTTCTTCTTGGTATTCTACTACTTCCTCTCAAACCTCCATGGATTCATTAATGACTCAAACTGCGAAAAGAGTGGCATCCTCCTTGCAGGAATCACAAGTAGATTTGGAAACTAGATCTAACACCAATAGTCTTACAGGATCTTCTTTTCTGAAGCTATTACAAGGAGCAGAAACCCTCCACAGCATACATGAAAGGTACATAGAAGGCACTAAGTGCAACATACAAAACAAGGATAGATCAGATAATCATAAACCTTTATTAAGGTCCATGAATTCCAGCAACTCTTGTTTGCAAACGAACCCTAACTCAGGAGTAGTAGaagctgaattcttggagatgTTGGAAAAAGAAGGCCTGTTATCTGATATTTCCAGGAAAAATGGAGAGAAGGGCACAAGTGAACAAAGTAGGGTAACAGCAGAATCTGTAAACCAGGCTATGATTCAAAAGAACATGACTGCAAGTTTTCAGGAACCACCAAGATCTCCTTGTGCAAGCAATCATGCATACAGCAGCCTTCAAGGTGGAGTGAATAAGATCTTCCAGTCTCAAAACAGGCCAGGGGGCAATTCCAATTGTGGTGTTCCATCACAGGCTGAAGAGCATAATTGTAGAATGCAGCAAGCTCTTGAAGTCCAAAACATTTCAAGAGAGAACTCAGATGTCTCAGAGAGTACCAACGTAATTACTAACCCAAAACATGTCGAGCACAAGGAGGTTGAGTCAATTTTGAAGGAGCGTGGATTTCTTCGTGGTAAGGCAATCAATGATACAACTTCTGATATATCCAAACTGAAGAGGCCAAGGATTGGAAAACAGAAACAGCAAACATGTGACTGGGATAGCTTAAGATTGCAAGCACAAGCCAATGgtaaaagaagagagagaacagCTAACACAATGGACTCATTGGATTGGGAAGCAGTACGCTGTTCAGATGTTAATGAGATCGCTAACACCATCAAGGAAAGGGGCATGAATAACATGCTAGCAGAGAGAATCAAG GATTTCCTGAACCGGCTGGTAAGAGAACATGGAAGCATTGATCTTGAATGGTTAAGGGATATTCCACCTGACCGAGCAAA AGAGTATCTGCTGAGCATTAGAGGGTTGGGCTTGAAAAGCGTAGAGTGTGTGCGTCTTTTGACTCTTCACCACCTAGCATTTCCA GTTGATACAAATGTTGGGCGTATAGCTGTAAGACTAGGATGGGTACCACTTCAGCCGCTGCCTGAGTCACTTCAGTTGCATCTTTTAGAACT TTACCCTGTACTGGAATCAATTCAGAGATATCTGTGGCCACGACTGTGCAAGCTTGACCAAAGAACATT GTATGAGCTACATTACCAGATGATTACTTTTGGAAAG GTCTTTTGTACAAAAAGCAAACCTAATTGCAATGCATGTCCAATGAGAGGAGAATGTCGACACTTTGCTAGTGCATTTGCAAG TGCAAGGCTTGCCCTTCCAGGGccagaagaaaaaagaatagtCAGTGTAGCTGAAAATGAAGCTGCTAATCAAAAGCCGGTGGAGATTATCAAACCATTGCAGCTATCTCTACCTCCAGCTAATCAGCAACTGCAGACACAATACGAAATCAATAATCACAAGCCTATTATTCAACTGCCAGCAACAACACCAGAGCCTATTATTGAAGTGCCAGCTACCCCAGAGCTGGAACAACTAGAAGCACCAGAAATTGACATTGAGGACACCTTCTGGGAAGACGCAGACAAAATTCCTACCATCAAACTCAATGTAGAAGAGTTCACTCTGAATTTGCAAAACTACATGCAACAAAATATGGAACTTCAGGAGGGTGATATGTCAAAAGCCTTAGTAGCTTTATCTACTGAAGCTGCTTCAATCCCTGCACCTAAACTTAAAAACGTCAGCCGGCTAAGAACAGAGCACCAAGT CTACGAGCTCCCCGATTCACATCCTCTGCTTGAAGGG CTGGACAAAAGAGAACCAGATGACCCGTGCTCATACCTTCTAGCTATTTGGACACCTG GGGAGACTGCATATTCAATTCTACCACCAGAAAAGAAGTGTAGCTCCCAAGAATTTGGTAAGCTATGTGATGAGAACACATGTTTTTCATGCAACAGCACCCGGGAAGCAAATTCCCTGACTGTTCGGGGGACCCTTCTG GTACCATGTCGAACAGCTATGAGAGGTAGTTTTCCACTCAATGGTACATATTTTCAAGTTAATGAG GTGTTTGCTGACCACGAATCTAGCATTAATCCAATTGATGTTCCAAGAGCTTGGATTTGGAATTTGGCAAGACGAACAGTGTACTTTGGAACCTCTATACCAACAATATTCAAAG GTCTATCAACAGAAAGTATTCAGTACTGCTTTTGGAGAG GTTTTGTTTGCGTTAGGGGATTTGACCAGAAGACAAGGGCACCTCGTCCTCTCATGGCAAGGCTACACTTTCCGGCTAGCAAACTAACCAAGACAAAAGGTAAGACTAATGACAAGCCGCAGGAGTAA